From the genome of archaeon CG10_big_fil_rev_8_21_14_0_10_43_11, one region includes:
- a CDS encoding 4a-hydroxytetrahydrobiopterin dehydratase, producing MCGMAWKLENGQLVKEFSFEDFMSAVGFVNHIGLLAEQANHHPDVLIYSYNTVRIMLVTHAKKRVTEKDYSLAKQIDALYVK from the coding sequence ATGTGTGGTATGGCATGGAAGCTTGAGAATGGGCAGTTGGTAAAAGAGTTTTCTTTTGAGGATTTTATGTCTGCAGTTGGTTTTGTTAATCATATTGGGTTGCTAGCAGAGCAGGCAAATCATCATCCTGATGTGTTGATTTATTCATATAATACGGTGCGTATTATGTTAGTTACGCATGCCAAGAAGAGAGTAACCGAAAAGGATTATTCTCTTGCAAAACAAATAGACGCGCTTTACGTGAAATGA
- a CDS encoding manganese transporter, translating to MNKLIIALFGLLLLGGCTAQTTTDDARIRVVTTIGMITDIVQNVGGDYVRVTGLMGPGVDPHLYKTSEGDVRAMSSTDIIFYNGLHLESKMGDVIEGMEQLTHVVAVTDYLNKSELLDFPAFPGQYDPHVWFNVKYWMNATQKVRDELIRYDPAHAQYYKDNAQTYQAGLEALDAYVTAQIQRVPEQQRVLITAHDAFSYFGREYGLDVRGLQGISTEAQAGTGDVQELVDFIVLQKIKAIFIESSVPERNIKAVEEAVEAKGWNVSIGGELFSDAMGDAGTFEGTYIGMVTHNVDTIVGALS from the coding sequence ATGAACAAGCTCATCATCGCTCTGTTTGGGCTCCTGCTTTTGGGCGGGTGCACCGCGCAAACTACGACTGATGACGCGCGCATACGCGTCGTGACCACGATTGGCATGATTACTGACATCGTCCAAAACGTGGGCGGCGACTACGTACGCGTGACGGGTCTTATGGGTCCTGGCGTTGACCCGCACCTCTACAAAACAAGTGAAGGAGACGTGCGCGCCATGAGCAGCACAGACATCATCTTCTACAACGGACTGCATCTGGAATCAAAAATGGGCGACGTGATTGAAGGCATGGAACAGCTCACGCACGTTGTTGCCGTTACTGACTACCTTAACAAAAGTGAACTGCTTGATTTTCCCGCGTTTCCCGGACAATACGACCCGCACGTCTGGTTTAACGTGAAATACTGGATGAACGCAACACAAAAAGTCCGCGATGAACTCATCAGATACGACCCTGCACACGCGCAGTACTACAAAGACAACGCACAAACCTATCAGGCAGGTCTTGAAGCGCTTGACGCGTACGTGACTGCCCAGATTCAGCGTGTACCCGAACAACAGCGCGTACTCATCACAGCCCATGACGCGTTTAGTTATTTTGGGCGCGAATACGGCCTTGACGTGCGCGGACTCCAAGGCATCAGCACTGAAGCTCAGGCAGGCACAGGCGACGTGCAAGAACTTGTTGACTTCATTGTTTTGCAAAAAATAAAAGCCATCTTCATTGAATCATCTGTTCCTGAACGAAACATAAAAGCAGTGGAAGAAGCAGTTGAGGCAAAAGGCTGGAACGTGTCAATTGGCGGCGAACTCTTCTCTGACGCCATGGGTGACGCGGGCACGTTTGAAGGCACGTACATAGGCATGGTCACGCACAACGTGGATACCATCGTGGGCGCACTCTCGTGA
- a CDS encoding ABC transporter, producing MLELLYNLFFDYTLRNVALGSATIGVLSGVLGSFAVLRKKSLLGDAISHAALPGIALAFLFTLSKNSLVLLFGAMLAGLAGASIVLIVHKNSKISEDAALGIVLSSFFGLGIFLLTIIQRIASAKKAGLETFLFGNASTMLASDVYTLLFFAGLALALTALFWKEFKLVSFDYAYAKTLGFHTLGIEALITALIVLAIVIGLQTVGVVLMSAFIIAPAVAARQWTKTLFGMVTLSALFGAVSGVSGAMISSAQRNVPTGPVIVIVMSCIVFFSLLFSPTRGIVSEKIKDAKKRKNLDVKGVLIDVFLLSHNHAKRTHPHHVSAIQAVSHASAKNSLDVLEQLGLVTQDAHEYWRLTPAGVLEAEKILQKKGGGPSHVSAS from the coding sequence ATGCTTGAACTCTTGTACAACCTTTTTTTTGATTACACACTTCGAAATGTGGCGCTTGGCTCTGCCACTATTGGGGTGCTCTCAGGCGTGCTTGGTAGCTTTGCTGTGCTTCGAAAAAAAAGCCTGCTTGGAGACGCAATCTCGCACGCAGCCCTTCCTGGCATTGCACTCGCATTTCTTTTTACCCTTAGCAAAAATTCGCTTGTACTCCTTTTTGGCGCCATGCTCGCCGGTCTTGCAGGCGCAAGCATCGTGCTTATCGTGCACAAAAACAGCAAGATAAGTGAAGACGCCGCGCTTGGCATTGTCCTCTCCTCATTTTTTGGGCTGGGTATTTTTCTTCTCACCATTATACAACGCATTGCAAGCGCAAAAAAAGCAGGTCTTGAAACCTTCCTGTTTGGCAACGCATCAACCATGCTTGCAAGCGACGTGTACACCCTGCTCTTTTTTGCAGGCCTCGCGCTCGCGCTGACCGCGCTTTTTTGGAAAGAGTTCAAGCTCGTTTCCTTTGATTACGCGTACGCTAAAACCCTGGGGTTTCACACTCTTGGCATTGAAGCGCTCATTACTGCGCTTATCGTGCTTGCTATTGTGATTGGACTCCAAACTGTTGGCGTCGTGCTTATGAGCGCGTTTATTATTGCGCCTGCAGTTGCAGCACGCCAATGGACTAAAACCCTCTTTGGCATGGTCACACTCTCAGCACTGTTTGGCGCCGTCTCAGGCGTGAGTGGCGCCATGATAAGCAGCGCTCAGCGAAACGTGCCAACAGGACCCGTTATCGTAATTGTCATGAGTTGCATTGTCTTTTTTTCCCTGCTCTTTTCTCCAACACGCGGCATTGTAAGCGAAAAAATCAAAGACGCAAAAAAACGAAAAAACCTTGACGTCAAAGGCGTGCTCATAGACGTGTTCTTACTCTCACACAATCACGCGAAACGAACCCACCCTCACCACGTGAGCGCGATTCAGGCAGTGTCGCACGCGTCAGCAAAAAACAGTCTTGACGTGCTTGAACAACTCGGGCTTGTAACACAAGACGCGCACGAGTATTGGCGCCTTACTCCTGCTGGCGTGCTGGAAGCAGAAAAAATACTGCAAAAAAAAGGAGGTGGTCCCTCACATGTTAGTGCAAGCTGA
- a CDS encoding zinc ABC transporter permease yields the protein MLVQAEIILLASVVASACAIPGVFLVLRKMSLLSDAIGHSILLGIVLGFFISRTLNSPLLIIGAALMGVFSVFLTQKIKNTGRVKEDASIGLVFPFLFSLGVILITRFASRVHIDTDAVLLGEIGLAPFNRLVLGGIDLGPVSLWIMSTVLALNVLYVITFYKELKLVSFDQGLAKSLGFSTGFIHYSLMTLVSITTVSAFDSVGAVLVVALIIAPAASAYLLVNSVSSMLFLSAVFGVLSAVTGYALASMFNASIAGAIAVMTGVFFLCAFLFSPRHGAFFRLAKKRGQKKLFSLHMLLVHLLDHEKTRDEPVENTIANAVEHMKWAPAFSRELVLLGTKKDWLYEKKQRLYLTSTGRSVAKQVMQTTRMEY from the coding sequence ATGTTAGTGCAAGCTGAAATCATCCTGCTTGCAAGCGTAGTCGCAAGCGCGTGCGCCATTCCCGGTGTGTTCTTGGTATTGCGAAAAATGAGCTTACTAAGCGACGCAATAGGCCATTCTATTCTTTTAGGAATCGTGCTCGGGTTTTTTATCTCACGCACCCTCAACTCACCGCTCCTCATTATAGGCGCAGCACTCATGGGCGTGTTCTCTGTTTTTTTAACCCAAAAAATCAAGAACACCGGCAGAGTTAAAGAAGACGCTTCAATTGGACTGGTGTTTCCCTTTCTCTTCTCGCTTGGCGTTATTCTTATCACGCGATTTGCAAGCAGAGTGCACATTGACACTGACGCAGTCCTGCTTGGAGAAATTGGGCTTGCACCATTCAACCGGCTCGTGCTTGGAGGCATTGACCTTGGACCCGTTTCATTATGGATTATGAGCACAGTACTCGCGCTCAACGTGCTCTATGTTATCACATTCTACAAAGAGCTCAAGCTTGTAAGTTTTGACCAGGGACTTGCAAAAAGCCTTGGCTTCTCAACAGGATTTATCCATTACAGTCTTATGACTTTAGTAAGCATCACCACAGTAAGCGCGTTTGACTCAGTTGGCGCCGTGCTCGTTGTTGCCCTTATCATCGCGCCAGCTGCGAGCGCCTACCTTCTTGTTAATAGTGTGTCATCAATGCTTTTTTTGAGCGCGGTTTTTGGTGTGCTCTCAGCAGTCACGGGCTACGCGCTTGCAAGCATGTTTAACGCATCTATCGCAGGCGCTATCGCAGTCATGACGGGCGTGTTCTTTTTGTGCGCATTTCTTTTCTCACCCCGCCACGGTGCGTTTTTCAGGCTTGCAAAGAAACGGGGGCAGAAAAAACTGTTTTCACTCCACATGCTGCTTGTGCACTTGCTTGACCATGAAAAAACACGTGATGAACCAGTGGAGAACACGATTGCAAACGCAGTAGAGCACATGAAATGGGCGCCTGCTTTTTCGCGCGAACTCGTCTTGCTTGGCACAAAAAAAGACTGGCTCTACGAAAAAAAACAGCGCCTCTACCTCACCTCCACGGGCAGAAGCGTTGCAAAACAGGTCATGCAAACGACAAGAATGGAGTATTAA
- a CDS encoding ATP-dependent protease LonB, which translates to MSLKEDKITSIREIDVDEHIYNITTESGNVIASDVLATNSGGLGTPAHELVVAGAIHKANKGVLFVDEIATMSPKTQIELLTAMQEKRMTITGRSERSSGAMIQTEPAPCDFILVAAGNAETTQKMHPALRSRIRGYGYEVFMNDTMPDTPENREYLARFVAQEVVKDTKIPHFTRDAVLEIVNESRRRAGRKGHLTLKLRDLGGLIRVAGDIAREKKHTHVQPEDVTSAKTYARSLEQQMTEKFTTEKKDYQILRNKGAEVGRVNGLAVLGSAETHSGIVLPIEAVVARSFGKSESQIIATGRLGDIAKEAVQNVSAVIKQYSSKNIENYDIHIQFLQTYEGVEGDSASISIATAIISSLEKLPVKQEIAMTGSLSISGEVMPVGGVNEKIEAAVRAGYKTVIIPAMNEKDVVLSKKELQGIRIIPVKTISEVVKHALKNSQDVSKKISSVVK; encoded by the coding sequence ATGAGTTTGAAAGAGGATAAGATTACATCAATTCGTGAAATTGATGTTGATGAGCATATCTATAATATTACTACTGAATCGGGTAATGTTATCGCAAGCGACGTGTTAGCCACTAATTCTGGCGGTCTTGGTACGCCCGCCCACGAGTTAGTGGTTGCAGGCGCGATTCACAAAGCAAACAAGGGCGTCTTGTTTGTTGATGAAATCGCAACTATGAGCCCAAAAACGCAAATTGAACTCTTGACTGCCATGCAGGAAAAGAGAATGACAATCACTGGAAGAAGCGAACGTTCAAGCGGCGCCATGATTCAAACCGAGCCCGCTCCCTGCGATTTTATTCTTGTTGCTGCAGGAAATGCTGAAACCACGCAGAAAATGCATCCTGCGCTTCGCTCGCGTATCCGCGGATATGGATATGAAGTATTCATGAATGACACGATGCCAGACACGCCAGAAAACCGCGAATACCTCGCTAGATTTGTAGCTCAGGAAGTAGTTAAGGACACAAAAATTCCTCATTTCACGCGTGATGCTGTGCTTGAAATTGTTAATGAATCACGACGCCGTGCAGGAAGAAAAGGACATCTCACGCTCAAACTTCGCGACCTTGGCGGTCTTATCCGTGTTGCAGGTGATATTGCGCGCGAAAAAAAGCATACACATGTACAGCCAGAAGATGTGACCTCTGCAAAAACGTATGCGCGTTCTCTTGAACAGCAAATGACTGAGAAATTCACCACTGAAAAGAAAGACTATCAAATCCTTCGAAACAAGGGTGCAGAAGTTGGCCGCGTGAATGGTCTTGCCGTGTTGGGCAGTGCTGAAACGCATTCAGGAATCGTGCTGCCTATTGAAGCGGTTGTTGCCCGCTCGTTTGGCAAGAGCGAGTCACAAATTATTGCAACCGGACGGCTTGGAGATATTGCAAAAGAGGCAGTGCAAAACGTGAGCGCAGTCATCAAACAGTACTCGTCAAAAAATATTGAGAATTATGATATTCACATCCAGTTCTTGCAAACGTATGAGGGTGTTGAAGGCGATAGCGCGTCAATTAGCATTGCAACCGCGATTATTTCTTCTCTTGAAAAATTGCCAGTCAAACAGGAAATAGCAATGACCGGCAGCTTGTCAATTTCTGGTGAGGTCATGCCTGTTGGCGGCGTGAACGAAAAAATAGAAGCAGCAGTGCGCGCAGGATACAAAACGGTGATTATTCCTGCTATGAACGAAAAAGATGTGGTGCTCTCAAAAAAGGAATTGCAGGGCATAAGAATTATTCCGGTTAAGACTATTTCTGAAGTGGTTAAGCACGCGCTAAAAAACAGTCAGGATGTGAGCAAGAAGATTAGCAGCGTGGTGAAGTAA